Proteins encoded in a region of the Xiphophorus couchianus chromosome 11, X_couchianus-1.0, whole genome shotgun sequence genome:
- the irf1b gene encoding interferon regulatory factor 1b isoform X1: MPVSRMRMRPWLEKMIDSNTISGLQWVDKDKTMFSIPWKHAARHGWELDKDACLFKEWAIHTGKYTKGQSSDPKTWKANFRCAMNSLPDIEEVKDKSINKGHQAMRVFRMLPAVSKNQEKRSKSRDTKSRKKRQAVKEEMESDYSDTQSPVNMCPPEETISTQENTVDSTVNMEHGGFDCTGEVPELSLLVEIETDPLQNHFSHRFEVSPEHNLEYDYQQDVIEICKILEKESQWMVNTDSRGFLHNEARTSPGSNWSESSSELEDTPQYTTLGSDFQSNSYEFWNSFSPI; this comes from the exons ATGCCTGTGTCTAGAATGAGAATGAGGCCGTGGCTGGAGAAGATGATCGATTCAAACACCATCAGCGGGCTGCAATGGGTGGATAAG GACAAGACAATGTTCTCTATTCCATGGAAGCACGCAGCTCGACATGGTTGGGAGCTCGACAAAGACGCCTGTCTGTTCAAAGAATGGGCCATCCATACAG GTAAATACACGAAGGGACAGAGTAGCGATCCCAAAACTTGGAAAGCCAACTTCCGATGTGCAATGAACTCCCTGCCTGACATTGAGGAGGTGAAAGACAAAAGCATCAACAAAGGCCACCAAGCCATGCGGGTCTTCAGAATGCTGCCTGCTGTCTCAAAAAACCAAG AGAAAAGGAGCAAATCAAGGGACACCAAGTCGAGGAAGAAG AGACAAGCAGTTAAGGAAGAGATGGAGTCAGACTACAGCGACACTCAGTCTCCTGTAAACATGTGTCCGCCTGAGGAAACCATCTCCACTCAGGAAAACACAGTAGACAGCACAGTAAACATGGAGCATGGAG GATTCGACTGTACAGGTGAAGTTCCAGAGTTGTCCCTCTTAGTTGAGATTGAGACAGATCCTCTTCAGAACCACTTTTCCCACAGATTTGAGGTTTCTCCTGAACACAACCTTG AATACGACTATCAACAAGACGTCATTGAG ATTTGCAAGATACTGGAGAAAGAATCACAGTGGATGGTCAATACAGACAGCAGGGGATTCCTTCACAATGAAGCACGCACCAGTCCAGGGAGTAATTGGAGTGAGTCTTCCTCAG agtTAGAAGACACACCACAGTACACAACACTGGGCTCAGACTTCCAGAGCAACTCGTACGAATTCTGGAACAGCTTTTCCCCGATTTGA
- the irf1b gene encoding interferon regulatory factor 1b isoform X2, which produces MPVSRMRMRPWLEKMIDSNTISGLQWVDKDKTMFSIPWKHAARHGWELDKDACLFKEWAIHTGKYTKGQSSDPKTWKANFRCAMNSLPDIEEVKDKSINKGHQAMRVFRMLPAVSKNQEKRSKSRDTKSRKKRQAVKEEMESDYSDTQSPVNMCPPEETISTQENTVDSTVNMEHGGFDCTGEVPELSLLVEIETDPLQNHFSHRFEVSPEHNLEYDYQQDVIES; this is translated from the exons ATGCCTGTGTCTAGAATGAGAATGAGGCCGTGGCTGGAGAAGATGATCGATTCAAACACCATCAGCGGGCTGCAATGGGTGGATAAG GACAAGACAATGTTCTCTATTCCATGGAAGCACGCAGCTCGACATGGTTGGGAGCTCGACAAAGACGCCTGTCTGTTCAAAGAATGGGCCATCCATACAG GTAAATACACGAAGGGACAGAGTAGCGATCCCAAAACTTGGAAAGCCAACTTCCGATGTGCAATGAACTCCCTGCCTGACATTGAGGAGGTGAAAGACAAAAGCATCAACAAAGGCCACCAAGCCATGCGGGTCTTCAGAATGCTGCCTGCTGTCTCAAAAAACCAAG AGAAAAGGAGCAAATCAAGGGACACCAAGTCGAGGAAGAAG AGACAAGCAGTTAAGGAAGAGATGGAGTCAGACTACAGCGACACTCAGTCTCCTGTAAACATGTGTCCGCCTGAGGAAACCATCTCCACTCAGGAAAACACAGTAGACAGCACAGTAAACATGGAGCATGGAG GATTCGACTGTACAGGTGAAGTTCCAGAGTTGTCCCTCTTAGTTGAGATTGAGACAGATCCTCTTCAGAACCACTTTTCCCACAGATTTGAGGTTTCTCCTGAACACAACCTTG AATACGACTATCAACAAGACGTCATTGAG agtTAG